CTGTCTTCCAGTACTTCATACAAATCAGAAACGTTTCAACATTATCCCTCAAAAAGTGATGTCGCACATCAATGTGCTTTGTCCTCTTGTGTTGTACCGGGTTCAAGCTACAAATACACCAAAGTCTTCATGATGTTGCTTGATCTGTAGTAGTTGAGCATAACAAGAAATAGCAACCATGTATTCAACTTTAGCAGTAGAAAGAGCCACACAATTTGTTTTTTTGTACCCCATGAGATCAAGCATGACCCTAGAAAAGGTGCTGTTCCAGAAGTGCTCTTTCTATCCACCAGATATTCAACATAATCAACACCATCATATCCAACCAAGTCAAAAGTATCTCCTGAAAAATAGACGAGGACCAGGTCTTGCGTTCCCTTAGGATACCTTAAAAATTTCCttggcagccttcaagtgagaGTCTTTTGAACCAGGTGCAACACTTGGTTCCTCTCAACTGATGAAGTTCTTCTTGCATAGCAACCATCCAATTAGCATTTTTCACTGCTTCTTTGATGTTCTTAGGCTTGATGTGAGACAAGAACGCTAagagggaaaacattttccttgtCTTAGAACTAGGTTGAATACCAAAGTCTAAGAGTGTGATTATATTTTGAAGGGATGTGAACTCTTTTGCTTCTAGTTGGATAGTTGAACTTCAGAATTTGAAGGACCAGGTTCCTTCATAGGTGAATCATCATTGACATACACAGAGTTACGACTTCCACTCTATTTCCCTTGTCACATATCTGAgaaacactcaagagactgtacttcaggccattgacatagtacacgtTCTTAATTAagtgagtgagtgacttcccaatCCTTCCAACTCCTAGAGTGTACCCCTTTTAGCTATTTTCAAAGGGCACACTCTCTCTTTGCATGGCATTAAGTGAAAGGTGATCGTTtgtacttccagtcatatgctttgagcagccgctatccatgtaccatagTAGGCTGCtccctttcactgttccctgcacaagaaGATCATGAGTTAGACTTTGGAACCCAAacgagtttgggtcccttgtcATGAGGAAAGGGGTGAATCATTGATCTTTTGGTACAAGCAGGAATTATACATTTTTCTGTGAAGGACCAGGTTCCCTAGCAATAGTCACTTTTTCAGCAAAGACTTTATTTTTCTGTTGAGATTGGAATCTGCCTTACAGGTTTCCTTAAAGTGCCCAGTATTGCCATAGGGAGCGTAAAGACAATTGTCAGGTACAGTAACatacttgctatgagggttgtaggGAGTTTTTCCCCTTTGAAACCCGATTCCCTGCCCATTGCCCCATTGTTGGTATATATGGCAGTGATAGCATCAGAGGACCATATCCAGTTAAGTGATTTTTCAAGATCACTCTTCACTATTCCTAGTTCTTCCTAAGGTTGTTTGTTATTCTCAAGCTCAGCACATAGACTAGACTTCAGTGAATTTAACTCACTTTCAAGATTAATGTGAGCCTcacttgcaacttcctttccCTTTTGAGAATTTTCAGGCCTACTTTCCATTTTAAGTTCCCCAATTATTTTCTTTAGGTCTACAACCACCACTAataggtcatctctctcatgctcAATGTTAGCATTACTCTTAGTTAAaacctctttttctttcttcaaactctcaatggtttcctctaagTCTACCACCACAACTACTAGATCTTCTCTTGATTGTTCTGTTTCTCCTAGTTCCACAGTTAAGGCATCTTTATCATTTATAAGACTATGATACACATCAATTAAAACATTTGCCAAAGACATAAATTTTTTCGGAGAATAATTCTTTAGATTTCTTTGAACATTTAAGaatttacctcatcatcatcatcatcatcatcttcatcctCATCAGATTTTGCCATCAATGAAAATGTGGAATCATATTTTGCAGCTTCGCTTTCAACGACTATCATGGATGTATCTCCTTGGTCATCCTCACCTTCAGATTCGCTGGAGGAATCTCTCTAGTCAGCCAAAGCTTTCTTTACCATGTTGTCAACATCATCTCTTCTTTTGCATTTCCTgtcaggaacctggttcctctTAGCCGCCTTATCAGTGTTGGTTTTGTAATGAACCTGCTTATAAAGAGGGAAGTCTTTAATGAAGTGTCCAGACTTTCTACACTTATGACAACAATCATTTCCTTTGAAATTCCTGCTGGAACTTTCTTTCATTGGGATCCTACCAATTTTatgaaccatcttttgaaatcttctAGTGAGATACATCATTTCAGATTCATCACTACTTGAGTCAGTGTGGGTAGCTTTTAGAACCAGGCTCCTCTCCTTAttgggctctcttctttcaaGATCATTCTTTCTCTTCATCTCATATGTTTTGAGATTTCTAATAAGCTCGTCAATAGTCAGCTTCTGCAGGTCTTTGGCTTTAGTGATATTATTAACCTTGCTCTCCCAGGAACATAGTAGAATAGTGAGTATCTTCCGGACCAGCTTGTTGGTTGGAATTATTTCACCAAGAGAATGAAGCTCATTGATTATGGAGGTAAAATGAGTATGCATCTCTTGAATAGACTCATGCTCTTCCATCTTAAAGAGTTCATAATCAGTTGTAATCATATCTATTTGGGATTGCTTTGCCTAAGTAGTTCTATCGTGAGCCGTTTGAAGAGCTTCCTAGATTTTCTTGGCATATTCACATGCCGAGATACGATTATACTCATCAGGTCCAATACCACACACAAGAATCTTCTTCGCCTTGAAGTTCTTCTCAATAGATTTTCGGTCAGCACCATGgcattcttttcttgtttttggaaTAGTCCTTGTTCCCTCTCCAATAACCTTCATAAAGATAAAGGGACCATCAAAAATTACATCCCAAAGCTCGGAGTACTCAGCCATTATGAAGTCATGCATTATtgtttttgtaacgacccgactggccgtttcatgagttaccgctccgttctcccattttttcttcatattgaattgttcagctatattatgtgatattaggttggttggctcgggttcagagatGTTTTGTAAAGGAAAGATACACTTAGTCTCTTGTGAGTAAGCTTAGGTTAGAAAAAGTGCTTAAGAGTAAACTTGGGTTAGTCTCTTGTGAGTAAACTTGGTGCTGACTTATAAGaaaaagggctcagatgtgaattcCAATGGTTCGTATAGCTtctggaggtgatttgggacttaagagtgtgatcggaatgtgttttggaggtccgaagaagaattaagcttgaattggcgaaattagaattttggcgttttccggttgataggtaagattttgatataggggtcagaatggaatgcTAGAAGTCGGAGGAGGTCCATTGTATCATTTGGATcatgtgtgtaaaattttaggtcattcggacgaggtttgatagactttttgattgaaagcaaaatttggaagtttttggaattcttaggcttgaatccagtgatgatttggtgttttgatgttgttttgagtgttcctaGGCTTGGAACAAGTTTTTATGAGGTTATGGAATATGTTTCCATGATTGGTTGAGGTCTCAAGGGTCTCGGGTGGGTTTGGGGTGGTTAAAAAGATCAAATTCATGTTGGAGAAGTTGCAAATTTCTACTGTTGGTGTTGTAGGCATTTGGCCTTTGCGTTCGTGAGAGGGCTCTCACGTTCGTGAAGGGTTATGGTGAGAGACAGGAtggttggccttcgcgttcacaaAGGGTTAGGTGCAGTGTTCACTACGAACGCGATGAGTTTCCCGCGTTCGCGTCGAGTAGATGGGAGCAGCTGGGTCTAGGTtcattgtgcttcgcgttcgcgagctggATGTCACGTTCGTGATGGGTTGAGGAGCTGAAGCTTCGCGTTCATGAGCTGGGGATCGCATTCGCATAAAAGAAATTTTTGTCAATGAGTTTTtatgcttcgcgaatgcgaggcgttgaccgcgttcgcgaagaaggaatttaaatcgctgggcagaatgtttaaaagccCATTTTCATGATTTTTGGCCATAGTTACCATTTTT
This genomic stretch from Nicotiana sylvestris chromosome 9, ASM39365v2, whole genome shotgun sequence harbors:
- the LOC138877385 gene encoding uncharacterized protein, whose translation is MEEHESIQEMHTHFTSIINELHSLGEIIPTNKLVRKILTILLCSWESKVNNITKAKDLQKLTIDELIRNLKTYEMKRKNDLERREPNKERSLVLKATHTDSSSDESEMMYLTRRFQKMVHKIGRIPMKESSSRNFKGNDCCHKCRKSGHFIKDFPLYKQVHYKTNTDKAAKRNQRDSSSESEGEDDQGDTSMIVVESEAAKYDSTFSLMAKSDEDEDDDDDDDEVNS